A single window of Watersipora subatra chromosome 9, tzWatSuba1.1, whole genome shotgun sequence DNA harbors:
- the LOC137405227 gene encoding uncharacterized protein produces the protein MPSDSETEVVDAHKRESKRLKIAALYKEVADNIVGHFESIDEFFSNGLVQEEGVIEQFHNTLEEWLVSVSDKYTELDTLTENTIDEATIQMYHVFCDLLKEKRAKLQEKLEQFDMDREFAHEEAALQETAQAYNDQLKKFHFLVERMKLHKDITPRSETPIVSQLQGAQQQLLSPTSSQQGGQAKVSMTPQQSTNQGLDAVKELAQSLVTTMKASKRAMPEPPIYDGNPIEFQDWEMDFDAFVDSEGLTGVEPLRFLKRFLKGKAKEAISGHFITNTVQAYADARKELRHRFGSKHNVNRALRIKLDSWPKVPVHDATALRRYADFLLHVNSAMKDIPELHSLSLSQENEKLACKLPDWLIRLWARKVKDKRNEEQSYPTFSQFTSFVVDHAEVADEPLMQLSVNRSKERKPKNAPDSGRVKTFSTTLAPIESCRCCNKTHPTAECFQLSKMANEKKTAFVRENRLCWGCLQNGHQSKDCSKRATCKKCKKRHPTSLHKDDPQWTAKSGDTKEASIDATKQEKPDDKSQTATAKTLNVKATGTKEKILSMVVPVHLSSKHEPTKETLVYAMLDTQSDSSYITSNTAKAIGPRFTKETVTMDTLQGENTVSIRRYQDITIRGWNQSDTTSLEAYEWDRLTCAIEQIPNCINVAEYPHLKSQAHKLPPPLDIEVGMLIGANCPEAFAPLEAVVGKTSQPFAQRTMLGWSVFGATQSNDKSHKTSTKAKATRLLFNDQDEQTMLSQDDFKFLETMEKKLHVNNSGHFEGPLPFRRRPTLPNNRLQAEKRLQALKKKMDADSAFKENYSVFMRDLLKRGHAEPIKSKPSEGQVWYIPHFAVSHPQKKKLRVVFDCSASFRGVSLNDHLLSGPDLTNNMLGILLRFRKEQVAIACDIERMFYNFYVNEEDRDFLRFLWFDECGNIEEYRMTVHLFGATSSPAVATHCLQQLARDNKNHSPTAANFIQQNFYVDDGITSVPTTSDAKKLISDARTLCERGNLRLHKFLSNKMEVLDDIPESERSVKDVDLLNGSLPIQRTLGLEWSIEKDILKYNSKVIEQKSPTRRGILSMISQIFDPLGFLAPYTLTGKNILQQVNKAGYGWDEVIGEDTQELWKNWTKDLKFLDEVQVPRCIRPSDFRKTELCELHHFCDASMDGMGACSYLRCIDDSGNVHTCLLLAKSRVVPSKGIMTVPRLELQSAVMATRLGAILRKELDMVIDGEHFWTDSKVVLAYLANEQKRFHIYVANRIQEIKMSSDASQWHHVGSNENPADIASRGMSCSKLLDSMWFSGPAFLKEHDIRERLNTQKNNKELDSTDPEIRKVKDVKTTALKIDEKDPEVCKVQVNSTKTTESSWLNDMVSKASSWTKLTKVLARIYKIGKERSLKVQISPADIVHAEELVIKTVQFLHFSKEIEQLHNSTETSSMRQLSPYLDDKGLVRVVGRLENGKGLTKNHKHPVIIPKKSHLAKIITRDYHEAIFHLGRRSTLAAIRDAGFWIVNGSNMVKSILSSCVGRAKLRKPAGEQKMSPLPEERLEKTPPFTNVGIDVFGPFYTKDKRTENKRWGLLFTCLYSRAIHIEMLEDLSSDAFLNALQCFTSIRGPIKTLISDHGTNFVGAANELKRQLSYVEDESLKNYLLANKVEFKFTSPTGSHQGGVWERMIRSVREVLRGMALKYKARIDTQTLRTCFYEAMSIVNNRPLTALDINDPDENIITPNSLLTMKSDMPSELPPGNFDDDDLYGRLRWKKAQCFAQEFWLSWRQEYLSYLTLRQKWSKTRKNVTAGDIVMLVEQDTPRGRWKLGVVEEAILGKDCLIRRAKVRIGTSDLDKNGKRTAKAVILERPIQKLIKLM, from the coding sequence ATGCCCTCTGATAGTGAAACAGAGGTAGTTGATGCCCATAAGCGTGAATCTAAGCGTCTTAAAATAGCTGCACTGTATAAGGAGGTAGCAGACAATATTGTAGGTCATTTTGAGTCAATTGATGAATTTTTCTCAAACGGCTTAGTTCAAGAGGAAGGTGTTATTGAGCAGTTTCACAATACTTTAGAAGAGTGGCTTGTATCTGTTAGTGATAAGTACACTGAATTAGATACACTTACAGAAAATACAATTGATGAAGCAACCATTCAGATGTATCATGTGTTTTGTGACTTACTAAAAGAAAAGAGAGCAAAACTCCAAGAAAAATTGGAGCAATTTGACATGGATCGAGAATTTGCCCATGAAGAAGCAGCTCTCCAGGAAACTGCACAAGCATATAATGACCAGTTGAAAAAGTTCCATTTTCTTGTGGAAcgaatgaagttgcataaaGACATAACTCCGAGGTCAGAGACACCCATAGTGAGTCAACTTCAAGGTGCTCAACAACAATTATTGTCACCAACAAGCAGTCAGCAAGGAGGTCAAGCAAAGGTTTCAATGACGCCACAGCAATCAACAAACCAAGGCCTAGATGCTGTTAAAGAGCTTGCCCAGAGCTTAGTCACTACAATGAAGGCATCGAAGCGAGCGATGCCTGAACCACCAATATATGATGGTAACCCGATAGAGTTTCAGGATTGGGAAATGGACTTTGACGCATTTGTGGATTCAGAGGGATTGACTGGGGTAGAGCCTCTCCGTTTCCTCAAAAGATTTCTCAAGGGCAAAGCAAAAGAAGCTATAAGCGGCCATTTCATCACTAACACAGTGCAAGCTTATGCAGATGCCAGAAAGGAACTGAGACACAGATTTGGCAGCAAGCATAATGTCAACAGGGCTCTGAGAATCAAGCTTGACTCATGGCCAAAGGTACCCGTTCATGATGCAACAGCTCTACGAAGATACGCAGACTTCTTACTTCATGTCAACTCTGCAATGAAAGATATCCCAGAGCTACATTCACTCAGTCTCAGTCAGGAGAATGAAAAGCTAGCATGTAAACTGCCTGATTGGCTAATACGTCTCTGGGCCAGAAAGGTAAAAGATAAGAGAAATGAGGAGCAGTCGTACCCTACCTTCTCCCAATTTACCAGTTTTGTTGTTGATCATGCTGAAGTAGCAGATGAGCCATTAATGCAGCTGAGTGTCAATCGAAGCAAGGAAAGAAAGCCAAAAAATGCTCCTGATTCTGGAAGAGTCAAAACGTTTTCCACTACTTTAGCTCCGATTGAAAGCTGCAGATGCTGTAACAAGACACATCCAACCGCAGAATGCTTTCAATTGAGCAAGATGGCCAATGAAAAGAAGACTGCCTTTGTCCGGGAGAATCGTCTTTGCTGGGGGTGCTTACAGAATGGGCACCAATCGAAAGACTGTTCAAAGAGAGCAActtgcaaaaaatgtaaaaagagGCATCCAACGTCACTACATAAGGATGACCCACAATGGACTGCTAAGTCAGGTGACACAAAAGAGGCCTCAATAGATGCCACGAAACAAGAAAAGCCTGACGACAAATCTCAGACAGCTACAGCTAAGACTCTCAATGTCAAAGCTACAGGCACCAAGGAAAAGATTCTAAGTATGGTGGTACCAGTTCATCTCTCTAGTAAGCATGAACCCACCAAGGAAACCCTCGTATATGCTATGTTAGATACCCAATCTGACTCATCATACATTACGAGCAATACTGCAAAGGCTATCGGCCCAAGGTTCACCAAGGAAACAGTGACTATGGACACACTACAAGGAGAAAACACAGTTTCGATCAGAAGATATCAAGATATTACAATACGAGGATGGAATCAGTCTGATACAACTAGTCTGGAAGCATATGAGTGGGATAGGTTAACATGTGCAATTGAGCAAATTCCAAACTGCATCAATGTTGCAGAGTATCCTCACTTGAAGAGTCAGGCACACAAGTTACCTCCTCCATTGGACATAGAAGTAGGGATGTTGATAGGAGCAAATTGCCCAGAGGCGTTTGCTCCTTTAGAAGCCGTGGTTGGCAAAACAAGTCAGCCATTTGCTCAACGAACCATGCTAGGCTGGTCTGTCTTCGGTGCGACCCAGAGTAATGACAAATCTCACAAAACCTCGACGAAGGCAAAGGCTACTCGCTTGCTTTTTAATGATCAAGATGAGCAAACCATGCTTTCTCAAGATGACTTTAAATTTCTTGAGACAATGGAGAAAAAGCTACATGTCAATAATTCTGGGCATTTTGAAGGGCCTCTTCCCTTTCGTAGAAGGCCAACTCTGCCCAACAATCGCCTGCAAGCTGAGAAAAGACTCCAAGCCTTAAAAAAGAAAATGGATGCTGATAGCGCATTCAAGGAAAATTATTCTGTCTTCATGAGAGACCTTCTAAAAAGAGGTCATGCTGAACCCATAAAGAGTAAACCATCAGAAGGACAAGTGTGGTATATACCTCACTTTGCAGTCAGTCACCCGCAGAAAAAGAAGTTACGTGTTGTATTTGACTGCAGCGCATCATTTAGAGGTGTGTCGCTAAATGACCATCTCTTGTCAGGACCTGACTTGACAAACAACATGCTTGGGATTTTGTTGAGATTTAGAAAAGAGCAGGTAGCTATTGCTTGCGATATAGAAAGAATGTTCTATAACTTTTATGTCAATGAGGAAGACCGCGACTTTCTGCGCTTTCTTTGGTTTGATGAATGTGGTAACATTGAAGAGTATAGAATGACAGTACACCTCTTTGGTGCAACTTCATCACCTGCTGTGGCTACCCACTGCTTACAACAGTTAGCTCGAGACAACAAAAACCATTCTCCAACAGCAGCCAATTTTATCCAGCAAAATTTTTATGTGGATGACGGCATAACAAGTGTTCCAACAACTTCCGATGCTAAGAAGCTTATCTCCGATGCTAGAACTCTTTGCGAACGTGGTAACCTCAGACTCCATAAGTTCCTGTCAAACAAAATGGAAGTGCTGGATGATATTCCAGAGTCTGAGAGGTCAGTGAAAGATGTAGATCTCCTAAATGGATCATTACCTATACAGAGGACGCTTGGCCTAGAGTGGTCTATTGAGAAAGACATACTGAAGTACAACAGTAAGGTCATAGAACAAAAATCTCCCACAAGACGGGGCATACTGTCTATGATAAGCCAAATCTTCGACCCATTAGGATTTTTGGCTCCTTACACCTTAACAGGGAAAAATATCCTGCAACAAGTCAACAAAGCCGGATATGGCTGGGATGAAGTGATAGGAGAAGACACGCAAGAGCTTTGGAAAAACTGGACCAAAGACCTGAAATTTCTAGATGAAGTACAAGTTCCCAGGTGCATCAGACCCAGTGACTTTAGAAAAACAGAGCTCTGTGAATTGCATCACTTTTGCGATGCAAGTATGGATGGCATGGGAGCTTGCTCGTATCTGCGTTGCATAGATGACAGTGGTAATGTTCACACTTGTTTATTGCTAGCTAAATCCCGTGTAGTACCTAGCAAAGGAATCATGACAGTACCCAGACTGGAGCTCCAAAGTGCTGTCATGGCAACTCGTCTGGGTGCAATACTTCGTAAGGAGCTAGACATGGTAATTGATGGCGAGCACTTTTGGACAGACTCAAAAGTTGTGCTGGCGTACTTGGCTAATGAGCAGAAAAGGTTTCACATCTATGTAGCCAATCGCATTCAGGAAATAAAAATGTCATCAGACGCAAGTCAATGGCACCATGTTGGCAGCAATGAAAACCCGGCAGATATTGCTTCACGCGGGATGAGCTGTAGCAAATTGCTGGACTCGATGTGGTTTTCTGGGCCTGCTTTTCTTAAGGAACATGACATTAGAGAGAGGCTTaatacacaaaaaaacaacaaagaacTTGACAGCACTGACCCTGAGATAAGAAAGGTCAAAGATGTGAAAACCACAGCTCTCAAAATAGATGAAAAGGACCCAGAGGTTTGCAAGGTACAAGTAAATTCGACTAAGACAACGGAAAGCTCATGGCTTAATGACATGGTGAGCAAAGCCTCTAGCTGGACCAAACTCACCAAAGTCCTTGCTCGCATTTATAAAATTGGCAAAGAACGATCATTGAAAGTACAAATCTCTCCTGCAGACATAGTACATGCAGAAGAACTTGTAATAAAAACTGTTCAATTTCTTCACTTCTCTAAGGAGATAGAACAGTTGCATAACTCAACTGAAACAAGCAGCATGCGCCAATTGTCTCCCTACTTAGATGACAAAGGTTTAGTCCGCGTTGTTGGGAGACTTGAAAATGGAAAAGGCTTGACAAAAAATCACAAACATCCAGTGATCATTCCAAAGAAGTCACACTTAGCAAAGATTATCACCAGAGACTACCATGAGGCCATCTTCCACCTTGGGAGACGATCAACGTTAGCAGCCATCAGGGACGCTGGTTTTTGGATAGTTAATGGAAGTAATATGGTAAAAAGCATCCTGAGCTCCTGTGTTGGCCGTGCCAAACTTCGAAAGCCAGCAGGGGAGCAAAAAATGAGTCCTCTGCCGGAGGAGCGCTTAGAGAAAACACCACCTTTTACTAATGTGGGAATAGATGTGTTTGGACCGTTCTACACCAAAGACAAGCGCACAGAGAACAAGCGCTGGGGACTTCTTTTTACGTGTCTTTACTCCAGGGCTATACACATTGAGATGCTCGAAGACCTTTCCAGTGATGCATTCCTAAATGCTCTACAATGCTTCACATCAATCAGGGGTCCCATCAAAACACTGATAAGCGACCATGGCACAAACTTTGTGGGTGCTGCCAATGAGCTAAAAAGACAACTATCATATGTGGAAGATGagtctttaaaaaattatttacttgCCAACAAAGTGGAGTTTAAATTTACCTCTCCTACAGGAAGCCATCAAGGTGGGGTATGGGAGAGAATGATAAGATCTGTGAGAGAGGTCTTAAGAGGCATGGCACTGAAGTATAAAGCTCGCATAGATACTCAAACTCTTCGTACCTGCTTCTACGAGGCCATGAGTATTGTGAACAATAGACCTTTAACTGCTTTGGATATCAATGATCCAGATGAAAACATCATTACGCCAAACAGCTTACTCACAATGAAAAGCGATATGCCATCAGAGCTCCCGCCTGGAAATTTTGATGATGATGATCTGTATGGCAGACTGCGTTGGAAGAAAGCGCAGTGCTTTGCTCAGGAGTTCTGGCTCTCTTGGAGACAAGAATACTTAAGTTACCTCACTCTGAGGCAAAAATGGAGCAAGACAAGAAAAAATGTCACAGCTGGTGACATAGTGATGTTAGTGGAGCAAGACACTCCTAGAGGAAGATGGAAGCTTGGCGTCGTAGAAGAAGCGATTTTAGGAAAAGACTGTTTGATCCGTAGAGCAAAAGTTAGAATAGGTACGTCAGATCTGGATAAGAATGGAAAGCGGACGGCTAAGGCAGTGATACTAGAAAGACCGATCCAAAAACTGATTAAGTTAATGTGA